In Streptomyces paludis, the genomic stretch ACCCAGCCGGGCGGCCATTGCTGTCCGTGACCGTTCACCAGGTCGCGGAAACGTTTCGCTGACTCCTCGTCATCGAAGTCCTCGCCCTGCTCGGGGCCGGTTCGTACGCCGCGGTCTCGCCAAGCGCCGCGGTGTACGTGCTCTCCGGTGGCCCGCTTCCGGGACCTGATGAATGCCATGGCCAAGCATCGTAGGAGAGCGCAGGTGCGGAAAAATGTGCGGAAGAAACGGTGACAAAAAAACCGCCCCCAACCTGTTTTCGCAGGTCAGGGGCGGTTCTTAAGAGCGGTAGCGGAGGGATTTGAACCCTCGGTGAGTTTCCCCACACTCGCTTTCGAGGCGAGCTCCTTCGGCCGCTCGGACACGCTACCGAGAGAGAGCTTAGCCCACGGAGGGCCGTGGTTCGAAATCGATACCGGGTGGGGGGTCAGCGGTGGCGGAAGAAGGTGGTGAGGAGGGTGGAGCATTCGTCGGCGAGTACGCCGTGGATCACTTCGGGGCGGTGGTTGAGGCGGCGGTCGCGGATGACGTCCCAGAGGGAGCCGGCGGCGCCGGCTTTTTCGTCGAGGGCGCCGAAGACCACGCGGTCGATCCGGGACTGGACGATCGCGCCCGCGCACATCGTGCACGGTTCCAGGGTCACCACCAGGGTGCAGCCCGTCAGCCGCCACGCGCCGAGGCGCGCGGCGGCCCGGCGGAGGGCCAGGACCTCCGCATGGGCCGTCGGGTCGCCGGTCGCCTCGCGTTCGTTGTGGCCCGACGCGAGCACCGTGCCGTCCGGGGACAGCACGACCGCGCCGACCGGTACGTCACCGGCCCTGCCCGCCCGTGCCGCCTGGTCCAGGGCCAGGCGCATGGACGCCCGCCAGGGGTCGCGTACGGGGTCGGGCGCGGTGTCGTGCCGCGTGGTCACTAGCGGACGGTCTCCAGTACCTCGGAGGCGCCCAGCGCGTCGGCGATCTCGGCCATCGCGTCGGACTCCAGGGCCAGCAGATCCGCCTCGGACAGTCCGAGGTCGGTGAGGATGCCGCGGTCGCCGACCGGGCCCGCGGGCGCGGTCTCCCCGGCCGTCAGGCCGCCGTCCGCGCTGTCGTGGTCGTCGTCGGCGGCGTCGTTGTCGTATCCCTCGTCTCGCTCGTCCGGCTCGCCGTCCTCCGTACCGTCGAGGTCCAGCGTGTCCAGGTCGTCGGCCGGGTCGTCGTCGTCCCCGCCGAGCAGTTCGTCAATGAGGATCTCCCCGTACGAGGAGCGGGCGGCCGCGGCCGCGTCGGAGACGTAGATCCGGGGGTCCTCCTCACCCTCCACACGGAGGATGCCGAACCAGGAGTCCTCCTGCTCGATGAAGACGAGAACCGTTTCCTCGTCCACCGAGGCTTCGCGGGCCAGGTCGGTCAGGTCCGACAAGGTCTCCACGTCGTCGAGATCTGTATCGCTCGCTTCCCATCCGTCTTCGGTGCGCGCGAGCAGTGCGGCGAAGTACACCGTGACTCTCCCACTGGTCTGAGGTGTGACGATTCAGAGATGTAGAGATCTGATGTGACGATTCGGCGGTGCGGCGCGGTGCTCCGACCCGCCCAATCGGCATCGTGACAGAAACGGGGGCTTCGCGAGAGGTCTTCCGCCGTTGCGTCGTCACGGCATTTTATTAGGCCCCTGTTCGGCCCTCGGCGGGGGATGCCCCTTCACCAACGGAATGTGCGCATCCGCATCTGCTGCCGCATCCGCGCGGCCCTCGCCCGGCGCGGCTTCACGCGCTCGCGCAGCGCCTTGGCCTCGTACAGCTCCCGCAGGAACTGCGCCCGCCGCCTCCGGCGTGCCGCTTCCGCCTCGGGGTCGGCCGGTCCCTCGGGGCTCCCGGGGCCCTCGGGGTCCTCCGGGGCGCCCGCGCTTCCGTGCTCGTTCTCCTGCTCGTACGGGTCCCGCATGGTGCCTACCTTGCCCCGTTACCGGCGGTCGGTGCCAGCGCGTAGGGCCTTGGCCCCCGGTTACTGTTGACGCCATGCGGATTCATGTCGTCGACCACCCCCTGGTCGCGCACAAACTCACCACCCTGCGCGACCGGCGCACCGACTCCCCGACCTTCCGGCGCCTCGCCGACGAGCTGGTCACCCTGCTCGCGTACGAGGCGACCCGGGACGTACGGACCGAACAGGTCGACATCCAGACCCCCGTCCAGGGCACGACCGGGGTGAAGCTCTCCCACCCGCGCCCGCTGGTCGTCCCGATCCTCCGGGCCGGGCTCGGCATGCTCGACGGCATGGTGCGGCTCCTGCCGACCGCCGAGGTGGGCTTCCTCGGGATGATCCGTAACGAGGAGACGCTCCAGGCGTCCACGTACGCCACCCGGATGCCCGAGGACCTCTCGGGCCGCCAGGTGTACGTACTCGACCCGATGCTCGCGACCGGCGGCACCCTGGTCGCGGCGATCCGGGAGCTGATCAAGCGCGGCGCGGACGATGTCACCGCGGTCGTGCTGCTCGCCGCGCCCGAGGGCGTCGAGGTGATGGAGCGCGAGCTGGCGGGCACGCCGGTGACGATCGTCACGGCGGCGGTCGACGAGCGGCTCAACGAGAACGGCTACATCGTCCCGGGGCTCGGTGACGCGGGCGATCGTATGTACGGGACTGTTGACTGAGCCGTACCGCGGCTTTCGTTCCTCAGCTTTTCTTTTTGCAGGAGGGCGTGGCCGGTGCGCTGAGCGTTGCCAGCGCCTCGTCCACGTCCTTCTGTACGTTCAGCTTCTTGAACGCCGTTCCGATGATCAGATCGACATCCTTCGTCTTCCGCGCGTCCGTCTTCTTCGTGGCGCCCGTGAGCTGGGTGCCGAGCACCGTCTTCGCGGAGTCGGACACGGCGGAGCCCAGCAGCAGTCCGGTGCCGGGCACCTTCTTGTCGTACGCCTCCGGGGCGTTGCCCACCTCGCCGATCACGAAGCCGCGCTTCTTCAGCTCGTCGGCCGTGGTCTTGGCGAGTCCGGCCGTCGGGGTCGCGTTGTAGACGTTGACCTTGATCTGCCGGGGCTTGGGCAGCGTCCCGGCGGTCTTCGACGCGGCGGCCAGGGCGGAGGCCGAGGCCGTGGGCTCGCAGGCGGGGTCCCGGCCGGCGGTGGCCGTGCCCTTCTTGCCGCCACTGCCGTCGCCGTCGCCCGAGAAGACGTCGATGAGTTGCGTCGTACCCCAGCCGGCGAGGCCGAGGGCGACCGTGGCGGCGACAGCCGCGAGCACGATCCTGCGGCGATTGCGGGGGCGGCGCATGCGGGGGTACTTGTCACCCGTGATGCGGTACTTTCCGCCCATGCCGGGGGGAGTCAGCATGCTCATGGCCGCAGCGTAGTGCGCGCCGGAGATGATTCCTACTAAATGATCAACAGGTTGCGCAGTACGGGTTCGGAAAGGGCCCGAAAGGGTTAGTCGCGGACCCGCTCCGACGCCGAGGTGCCTGGTTCAGGACCTCAGTCCAGGTCCAGTTCCAGAACGCGCGCGTGCAGTACCTGGCGCTGCTGGAGCGCGGCGCGTACGGCGCGGTGCAGTCCGTCCTCCAGGTAGAGGTCGCCCTGCCATTTCACGACGTGCGCGAACAGGTCGCCGTAGAAAGTGGAGTCCTCGGCGAGCAGCGTCTCCAGGTCGAGCTGACCCTTCGTCGTCACCAGCTGATCGAGGCGGACCGGGCGCGGCGCGACATCCGCCCACTGCCGGGTACTTTCCCGGCCATGGTCGGGATACGGCCGCCCATTACCGATGCGCTTGAAGATCACACGGAAAGCCTACCGGGCCAGCGGCGCCGGGCGCAGCCGTGGCGGCGGAGAGGGGCGGAGCGTACCGATGGGTAGTGATGTCATTCCATAGGAAAGCGGACGCCGCTCGCGCGGAAGAGTTTTCCGGCGGGTGCCGGATCGGACCCTATGCGGCGTCCGGGACTTCGATGATCTTGCCGTTCTCGTCGACGCTGTGCGTGTTCCAGTAGAGGTCCCACTTGTCGTCCACGTGCTGGGGGACCTTGCCGGCGGGGTAGCGGACGTAGCCCTTCGGGGGCTCCTCGCCGTTGGGTACGCAGTCGCCGCCCGCGCTGCCCACGTACAGCACGGGGTACTCGTCGCTTCCGCAGATGGCGTCCTCTATCGAGCACGCGGTCAGGCCCATGCTCATCACGAGACCCGCGAGGACGACGGCGGGCGCGGTGCGCATACGGCGGCTGCGGATGCGGCGGATCGTGGTGGCGGTGCGGCGTGCGTTCATGGTGTAACTCCCCTGGACTCGCGCGGACTTGGCGTCAGCTCTGCTGCTTGATGGGTCCAGTCTTGGCGAGGTCCGGCGGGAGCGTATGAGCGCAACTACTCAGATGATCTGGATGATGTGCTTACCGCGGACCCCGCCCGCCTCCAGGGCGCTGTGGGCCGCGCCGATCTCGGACAGCGGGCGCACGGTGTCCACCACGGGGCGGATGCCATCGGTCTCCACGCGTTCGGTCACCTCGGCGAGGAGCCGGCGGTCCGGATTGCCACTGAAGATACGGATCCGGCGCGGTCCATGGACGGTCGAGGCGAGGATGTAGGCGATGCTCGGGAGCGGGCGCGCCGCGTCGAACGCGATGGCCACCATCCGGCCGCCGGGCGCCAGCAGGCCCCGGTAGGCCCGCTGTTCGGTGCCGACCGTGTCCAGCACGACATCGAAGCGGCCGAGGTCGGCGGGGCGGGTCGTACGGTAGTCCAGGACCTCGTCGGCACCCAGGCCCCGGACGAAGTCCGCGCCCGCCGCGCTCGCCAGGGCGGTCACATGGGCGCCGTAGCCCTTGCCCAGTTGGACGGCCACGCTGCCGACGCCGCCCGCGCCGCCGCGTACGAGGAGACGTTCGCCGGGCCGGAGGCGGGCCTTGTCGCGCAGCGCGGTGAGCGCGGTCGTACCGCCCGCGAGCAGCGAGACGGCCTCCGCCGGGGTGAGTCCGGCGGGGGCGGGGGCGATCCTGCCGGGGCTGATGGCCACGTACTCCGCCGCGCTGCCGAGGGACGTACGGCCCATGAAGCCCCACACCCGGTCGCCCACCCGGTCGCCTGCCCGGTTGTTCGCCCGCTTTTCGTTCAGCGACGTCCCGGTCCCGACCTTCGCGATCTCGCCGACGAAGTCGATCCCCGTACGCTGCGGGAAGCGGCGCCCGGTCACGACGCGTATCTTGCCGGCCCGGCCTGCCACCTCGCCGCCGTTGACGCTCACCGCGTGGACGCGGACCAGCACCTGATCCGGCGTGATGTCCGGTACCGGCAGGCGGCCCTCGTACAGCACCTCCGGGGGGCCGTAGCGGTCGTAGAGGGCTGCGCGCATGTCGTTCATGGTCCTGTCCCGATCCTGAAGCCGATGTCGGAGTTCCCGTTCCCTCCTCACGCTACGGCCGTAACCGGACGACACCTTCCACTTGGCCTAAAGTGAGAGACATGCCTGTTCAGACCTCTCGGAAGCCCTCGTCGAAGCCGGAGCTGCGCGCCGACGCGCGGCACAATCGCGAGCGCATCCTCGACGCCGCCCGCGAGGCGTTCATGGCGCAGGGCATCGATGTGCCCCTCACGGCGATCGCCCGGCGCGCGGGCGTCGGCGTCGCGACCCTCTACCGGCGCTTCCCGACCCGCGCCTCGCTCGTCACGGCGGCTTTCGAGGAGCAGCTCGGCGTCTGCGCCGAGGTGCTCGACGAGGCGCTGGCGGACCCGGACCCCTGGCACGGGCTCTGCACCGTCGTCCACAAGGTCGCCGCCATGCAGGTCTGCGACCGGGGCTTCACCGCCGCGTTCCTCACCCAGTTCCCCGAGGGCGTCGACATCGACCTCGCCCTCGAACGCACCCGCGCGGAGGAGGGGCTGGAGCTGCTGGTCCGGCGGGCCAAGGAGACGGGGAAGCTGCGGGACGACTTCGCGCCCAGCGACCTCGTGATGCTGCTGGTCGCCAACTGCGGCCTCGTCGCGGGGCTGCCGCCGGACCCGTCGGCCGCCCACGCCGCGTCCCGGCGGCTCGTCGCGTACCTCCTCCAGTCCTTCCGGGCCGACCGCGCCGCGCCCCTGCCGCCGCCCGCGCCGCTCGGGCTGCGACAGATCACTGCCCGGAGAGCGTGAGCGGCTCTCCGGGCAGT encodes the following:
- a CDS encoding type II toxin-antitoxin system VapB family antitoxin; amino-acid sequence: MIFKRIGNGRPYPDHGRESTRQWADVAPRPVRLDQLVTTKGQLDLETLLAEDSTFYGDLFAHVVKWQGDLYLEDGLHRAVRAALQQRQVLHARVLELDLD
- a CDS encoding SCO0607 family lipoprotein; translated protein: MNARRTATTIRRIRSRRMRTAPAVVLAGLVMSMGLTACSIEDAICGSDEYPVLYVGSAGGDCVPNGEEPPKGYVRYPAGKVPQHVDDKWDLYWNTHSVDENGKIIEVPDAA
- a CDS encoding NAD(P)-dependent alcohol dehydrogenase; the protein is MNDMRAALYDRYGPPEVLYEGRLPVPDITPDQVLVRVHAVSVNGGEVAGRAGKIRVVTGRRFPQRTGIDFVGEIAKVGTGTSLNEKRANNRAGDRVGDRVWGFMGRTSLGSAAEYVAISPGRIAPAPAGLTPAEAVSLLAGGTTALTALRDKARLRPGERLLVRGGAGGVGSVAVQLGKGYGAHVTALASAAGADFVRGLGADEVLDYRTTRPADLGRFDVVLDTVGTEQRAYRGLLAPGGRMVAIAFDAARPLPSIAYILASTVHGPRRIRIFSGNPDRRLLAEVTERVETDGIRPVVDTVRPLSEIGAAHSALEAGGVRGKHIIQII
- a CDS encoding TetR/AcrR family transcriptional regulator — translated: MPVQTSRKPSSKPELRADARHNRERILDAAREAFMAQGIDVPLTAIARRAGVGVATLYRRFPTRASLVTAAFEEQLGVCAEVLDEALADPDPWHGLCTVVHKVAAMQVCDRGFTAAFLTQFPEGVDIDLALERTRAEEGLELLVRRAKETGKLRDDFAPSDLVMLLVANCGLVAGLPPDPSAAHAASRRLVAYLLQSFRADRAAPLPPPAPLGLRQITARRA
- the tadA gene encoding tRNA adenosine(34) deaminase TadA, translated to MRLALDQAARAGRAGDVPVGAVVLSPDGTVLASGHNEREATGDPTAHAEVLALRRAAARLGAWRLTGCTLVVTLEPCTMCAGAIVQSRIDRVVFGALDEKAGAAGSLWDVIRDRRLNHRPEVIHGVLADECSTLLTTFFRHR
- the upp gene encoding uracil phosphoribosyltransferase, which produces MRIHVVDHPLVAHKLTTLRDRRTDSPTFRRLADELVTLLAYEATRDVRTEQVDIQTPVQGTTGVKLSHPRPLVVPILRAGLGMLDGMVRLLPTAEVGFLGMIRNEETLQASTYATRMPEDLSGRQVYVLDPMLATGGTLVAAIRELIKRGADDVTAVVLLAAPEGVEVMERELAGTPVTIVTAAVDERLNENGYIVPGLGDAGDRMYGTVD
- a CDS encoding LytR C-terminal domain-containing protein, which gives rise to MSMLTPPGMGGKYRITGDKYPRMRRPRNRRRIVLAAVAATVALGLAGWGTTQLIDVFSGDGDGSGGKKGTATAGRDPACEPTASASALAAASKTAGTLPKPRQIKVNVYNATPTAGLAKTTADELKKRGFVIGEVGNAPEAYDKKVPGTGLLLGSAVSDSAKTVLGTQLTGATKKTDARKTKDVDLIIGTAFKKLNVQKDVDEALATLSAPATPSCKKKS
- a CDS encoding tRNA adenosine deaminase-associated protein — protein: MYFAALLARTEDGWEASDTDLDDVETLSDLTDLAREASVDEETVLVFIEQEDSWFGILRVEGEEDPRIYVSDAAAAARSSYGEILIDELLGGDDDDPADDLDTLDLDGTEDGEPDERDEGYDNDAADDDHDSADGGLTAGETAPAGPVGDRGILTDLGLSEADLLALESDAMAEIADALGASEVLETVR